In the genome of Drosophila pseudoobscura strain MV-25-SWS-2005 chromosome 3, UCI_Dpse_MV25, whole genome shotgun sequence, one region contains:
- the LOC26532631 gene encoding uncharacterized protein: MSASVDSPFSNATTAYGPIERLIHYRWYTQLQRESIFKVRHLHRHAATPISSACRVGAVQRATSCAPPSGQVSSDYPKCLKNHSDPCIHSNLMSTRELAAVAAAESLCRAPT; encoded by the coding sequence ATGAGCGCGTCAGTCGATTCGCCATTTTCGAATGCCACAACAGCATACGGTCCTATCGAACGATTGATTCACTATCGATGGTACACGCAGCTCCAGCGGGAGTCTATTTTTAAGGTTCGGCATTTGCATCGGCATGCAGCCACGCCGATTTCGAGTGCCTGTCGCGTGGGGGCCGTTCAACGAGCCACCAGTTGCGCTCCGCCAAGTGGTCAAGTGAGCAGCGACTATCCCAAGTGCCTCAAGAACCATTCCGACCCTTGCATCCACTCTAATCTAATGAGTACACGTGAACTGGCCGCAGTGGCAGCCGCAG
- the LOC6898669 gene encoding alpha-amylase A-like — MFLTKTLGCIAFLAIASAQFNTNYVGGRSGMVHLFEWKWDDIAAECENFLGPQGYAGLQVSPVNENAVKSGRPWWERYQPISYKLTTRSGNEEQFASMVRRCNNAGVRTYVDVIFNHMAADGGTYGTAGSTASPSSKSFPAVPYSSLDFNPTCAISNYNDANQVRNCELVGLRDLNQGNSYVQEKVSDFLNHLIDLGVAGFRVDAAKHMWPADLGVIYGRLKNLNTDHGFASGSRPYIVQEVIDMGGEAISKTEYTGLGAITEFRHSDSIGKVFRGKDKLTYMSNWGTGWGFAASDRSLVFVDNHDNQRGHGAGGADVLTYKVPKQYKMASAFMLAHPFGTPRVMSSFSFTDTDQGPPTTDGQNIASPTFNSDKSCGGGWVCEHRWRQIYNMVAFRNAAGDADLQNWWSNGSNQISFSRGNRAFVAFNNDNYDLNSSLQTGLPAGTYCDVISGEKSGSSCTGKTVTVGSDGRASISISSSADDGVLAIHVNAML, encoded by the exons ATGTTCCTGACAAAGACCCTCGGGTGCATCGCCTTCCTGGCGATCGCCAGCGCCCAGTTCAACACCAACTACGTTGGTGGCCGCAGCGGCATGGTCCACCTCTTCGAGTGGAAGTGGGACGACATCGCCGCCGAGTGCGAGAACTTCCTGGGCCCCCAGGGCTACGCCGGTCTTCAG GTGTCGCCCGTCAATGAGAACGCCGTGAAGAGTGGGCGTCCGTGGTGGGAGCGCTACCAGCCCATCTCCTACAAGCTGACCACCCGTTCCGGCAACGAGGAGCAGTTCGCCAGCATGGTCAGGCGCTGCAACAACGCCGGAGTGCGCACCTACGTGGACGTCATCTTCAACCACATGGCAGCCGATGGCGGCACCTACGGCACAGCCGGCAGCACcgccagccccagctccaagAGCTTCCCCGCAGTGCCCTACTCCTCCCTGGACTTCAACCCCACCTGCGCCATCAGCAACTACAACGACGCCAACCAGGTGCGCAACTGCGAGCTGGTCGGCCTGCGTGACCTCAACCAGGGCAACTCGTACGTCCAGGAGAAGGTTTCCGATTTCCTGAACCACTTGATCGATCTGGGTGTGGCCGGATTCCGCGTGGACGCTGCCAAGCACATGTGGCCCGCAGATCTGGGCGTCATCTATGGCCGCCTCAAGAACCTGAACACCGATCACGGCTTCGCGTCCGGATCCAGGCCCTACATCGTCCAGGAGGTCATCGACATGGGTGGCGAGGCCATCAGCAAAACCGAGTACACTGGCCTGGGCGCCATCACCGAGTTCCGCCACTCCGACTCCATCGGCAAGGTCTTCCGCGGCAAGGACAAGCTGACCTACATGTCCAACTGGGGCACCGGCTGGGGCTTCGCTGCCTCCGATCGCTCGCTCGTCTTCGTCGACAACCACGACAACCAGCGCGGACACGGTGCAGGTGGTGCTGATGTGCTCACCTACAAGGTGCCCAAGCAGTACAAGATGGCCTCCGCCTTCATGCTGGCCCATCCCTTCGGCACTCCCCGTGTGAtgtcctccttctccttcacCGACACCGACCAGGGCCCACCCACCACCGACGGACAGAACATTGCCTCTCCCACCTTCAACAGCGACAAGTCCTGCGGCGGCGGATGGGTGTGCGAGCACCGCTGGCGCCAGATCTACAACATGGTGGCCTTCAGGAACGCCGCCGGCGATGCCGATCTCCAGAACTGGTGGTCCAACGGAAGCAACCAGATCTCCTTCAGCCGTGGAAACAGGGCCTTCGTGGCCTTCAACAACGACAACTACGACCTCAACAGCTCCCTGCAGACCGGCCTGCCCGCCGGCACCTACTGCGACGTCATCTCCGGCGAGAAGAGCGGCTCCTCCTGCACCGGCAAGACCGTCACTGTTGGCTCCGATGGACGCGCCAGCATCTCCATTAGCAGCTCCGCTGACGATGGTGTCCTGGCCATTCACGTCAACGCCATGTTGTAA